From Prionailurus viverrinus isolate Anna chromosome B2, UM_Priviv_1.0, whole genome shotgun sequence, the proteins below share one genomic window:
- the ATXN1 gene encoding ataxin-1 translates to MKSNQERSNECLPPKKREIPATSRPSEEKAAAAPSDNHRAEAVAWLPGNPGGRGHGGGRHGPAGAPVELGLQQGIGLHKALSAGLDYSPPSAPRSVPATTTLPAAYPPPQSGTPVSPVQYAHLPHTFQFIGSSQYSGPYAGFIPSQLISPTASPVTSAVASAAGATTPSQRSQLEAYSTLLANMGSLSQASGHKAEQQHLGRTSGLGPPGSPPPTQQNQYVHISSSPQSAGRTASPPAIPVHLHPHQTMIPHTLTLGPSPQVVVQYTDSGGHFVPREAAKKADSGRLQAMQAKELLNGEMEKGRRYGAPSSADLGLVKAGKSLPHPYESRHVVVHPSAADYGGRDSSGVRASVMVLPTSSAPAADLEVQPVTHREASPSTLNDKSGLHLGKPGHRSYALSPQQALGPEGVKAAAVATLSPHTVIQTTHSASEPLPVGLPATAFYAGTQAPVIGYLSSQQQAITYAGSLPQHLVIPGTQPLLIPVGGADVEGSGAAPAIATSSPQFAAVPHTFVTTALPKNENFSPEALATQAAYPAMVQAQIHLPVVQSVASPAAAPPTLPPYFMKGSIIQLANGELKKVEDLKTEDFIQSAEISSDLKIDSSTVERIEDSHHPGVAVIQFAVGEHRAQVSVEVLVEYPFFVFGQGWSSCCPERTSQLFDLPCSKLSVGDVCISLTLKNLKNGSVKKGPPVDPASVLLKHSKTDSLAGSRHRYTEQENGINQGSAPMLSENGELKFPEKIALPAASLLTKIEPSKPTATRKRRWSAPETRKLEKSEDEPPLTLPKPSLIPQEVKICIEGRSNVGK, encoded by the exons ATGAAATCCAACCAAGAGCGGAGCAACGAATGCCTGCCTCCCAAGAAGCGCGAGATCCCCGCCACCAGCCGGCCTTCGGAGGAGAAGGCCGCCGCGGCGCCCAGCGACAACCACCGGGCGGAGGCCGTGGCATGGCTCCCCGGCAACCCGGGGGGCCGCGGCCACGGGGGCGGCAGGCACGGCCCGGCGGGGGCCCCGGTGGAGCTGGGTTTACAGCAGGGAATAGGTTTACACAAAGCGCTGTCCGCGGGGCTGGACTACTCCCCGCCCAGCGCGCCCAGGTCCGTGCCGGCGACCACCACGCTGCCCGCCGCGTACCCTCCCCCGCAGTCGGGGACGCCGGTGTCCCCCGTGCAGTACGCTCACCTGCCGCACACTTTCCAGTTCATCGGGTCCTCCCAGTACAGCGGGCCCTACGCCGGGTTCATCCCTTCGCAGCTGATCTCCCCGACGGCCAGCCCCGTCACCAGTGCCGTGGCCTCGGCCGCGGGGGCCACCACTCCATCCCAGCGCTCCCAGCTGGAAGCCTATTCCACTCTGCTGGCCAACATGGGCAGTCTGAGCCAAGCCTCGGGACACAAGGCTGAGCAGCAGCACCTGGGCAGGACGTCGGGGCTCGGCCCCCCGGggtccccccctcccacccagcaAAACCAGTACGTGCACATCTCCAGCTCTCCGCAGAGCGCCGGGCGCACGGCGTCCCCTCCGGCCATCCCCGTCCACCTGCACCCGCACCAGACGATGATCCCACACACGCTCACCCTGGGGCCCTCCCCCCAGGTCGTAGTGCAATACACCGACTCCGGCGGCCACTTCGTCCCGCGGGAGGCCGCCAAGAAAGCCGACAGCGGCAGGCTGCAGGCCATGCAGGCCAAGGAGCTCCTGAACGGCGAGATGGAGAAGGGCCGCAGGTACGGGGCCCCGAGCTCCGCCGACCTGGGCCTGGTGAAGGCCGGGAAGTCGCTTCCTCACCCGTACGAGTCCAGGCACGTGGTGGTGCACCCGAGCGCCGCGGACTACGGCGGTCGGGACTCCTCGGGGGTCCGGGCCTCTGTGATGGTCCTGCCCACCAGCAGCGCGCCCGCCGCCGACCTGGAGGTGCAGCCGGTCACGCACCGGGAGGCCTCGCCCTCCACCCTCAACGACAAAAGCGGCCTGCATCTAGGGAAGCCCGGGCACCGGTCCTACGCGCTGTCACCCCAACAGGCCCTGGGCCCCGAAGGCGTGAAGGCCGCCGCCGTCGCCACGCTGTCCCCCCACACGGTCATCCAGACCACACACAGCGCCTCGGAGCCACTCCCGGTCGGACTGCCGGCCACCGCCTTCTACGCGGGGACCCAAGCGCCGGTCATCGGCTACCTGAGCAGCCAGCAGCAGGCGATCACGTACGCCGGCAGCCTGCCCCAGCACCTGGTGATCCCCGGCACGCAGCCCCTGCTCATCCCGGTCGGCGGCGCCGACGTGGAGGGCTCGGGAGCCGCCCCCGCCATCGCCACGTCGTCGCCCCAGTTTGCGGCAGTGCCTCACACGTTCGTCACCACCGCCCTCCCCAAGAACGAGAACTTCAGCCCGGAGGCCCTGGCCACGCAGGCCGCCTACCCAGCCATGGTGCAGGCCCAGATCCACCTGCCCGTGGTGCAGTCCGTGGCGTCCCCCGCCGCCGCGCCCCCCACGCTGCCCCCCTACTTCATGAAAGGCTCCATCATCCAGTTGGCCAACGGGGAGCTGAAGAAGGTGGAGGACTTGAAGACAGAAGACTTCATCCAGAGCGCCGAGATCAGCAGCGACCTGAAGATCGACTCCAGCACCGTGGAGAGGATCGAGGACAGCCACCACCCCGGCGTGGCGGTGATACAGTTTGCCGTCGGGGAGCACCGAGCACAG GTCAGCGTGGAGGTTTTGGTAGAGTACCCTTTTTTTGTGTTTGGACAGGGATGGTCATCCTGCTGTCCAGAGAGAACCAGCCAGCTCTTTGATCTGCCGTGTTCCAAACTCTCTGTTGGGGATGTCTGCATCTCACTGACCCTCAAGAACCTGAAGAACGGCTCTGTTAAAAAGGGCCCGCCCGTGGATCCGGCCAGCGTCCTGCTGAAGCATTCAAAGACGGACAGCCTGGCGGGCAGCAGACACAGGTACACGGAGCAGGAGAACGGCATCAACCAGGGAAGCGCCCCGATGCTGTCCGAGAACGGCGAACTCAAGTTTCCAGAAAAAATAGCATTGCCTGCAGCGTCCCTGCTCACCAAAATCGAACCCAGCAAGCCCACGGCAACCAGGAAGAGGAGGTGGTCGGCGCCGGAGACCCGCAAACTGGAGAAGTCGGAAGACGAGCCACCTTTGACTCTTCCTAAACCTTCTCTAATCCCTCAGGAGGTTAAGATTTGCATCGAAGGCCGGTCTAACGTAGGCAAGTAG